The genomic region GTTCAAagaagagagtgtgagaggtCTGGAAGGAGAAGTGGAGCCCCACCAGGAATGGATGCTGCAGTCCCTTCAGCAAcacactcctctctaccatcacatgTCTCtgctggaaggagagagagtatatatatatatatatatataatggaaTGGAAATAGAATGGATGCCACctgtccaacaagtcagttcatcaaatttctgccctgctagagctgccccggtcaactgtaagggctgttattgtgaagtggaaatgtctaggagcaacaatgactcagacgtgaagtggtaggccacacaagctcacagaacgggaccaccgagtgctgaagcgcttaGCACATAAAAATCATccgtcctcggttgcaacactcattaccgatttccaaactgcctctggaagcaacatcagcacaagaactgttcgtcaagagcttcatgaaatgggtttccatggccgagcagcctcacaaacataagatcaccatgcccaatgcaaagcatcggctggagtggtgtaaagctcgccagcattggattctggagccttgggaacacattctctggagtgatgaatcatgcttcaccatctggcagtgcaatgaacaaatctgggtttggcagatgccaggagaacactacctgctccaatgcatagtgccaactgtaaagtttggtggaggaggcataatgttgtggggctgtttttcatggttcgggctaggccccttagttctagcaaagggaaatcttaacactacagcatacaatgacattctagacgattctgtgcttccaactttgtggcaacagtttgaggaaagccctattcctgtttcagcatgacaatgcctccatgcaaggtccatacagaagtggtttgtcgagatcggtgtggaagaacttgactggcctgcacagagccccgacctcaaccctattgaacacttttgggatgaattagaacgctgactgcgagccaggtctaattacccaacatcagtgcccgacctcactaatgctcttgtgcctgaatggaagaaagtcccagcagaaattttccaacatctagtagaacgtcttcccagaagagtggaggctgttatagcagcaaatgcaggaccaactccatattaatgtccatgattttggaatgagatcttCGAGGAGCAGGTGGccacatacttttagtcatgtagtgtacctgttATTGACAATTCTTTATAACCCCATAATAACGCATTATAGCAGTTGGTGAGAAAATGTGATAGGCCACCGAGCATTCAAACATGAGAATATGAAAACAGTTGTAACTACATGTTCTTTAACTCTGGTGGCTGCGGTTTGAAGATTTCAGCACCACTGACAGCGCGCGCTCGGCAGGCAGGCTATTTACAACAATCACACACGCGCTCCTGTCAAAAGACCTCTCTGACGTAGGCCTAATTGAGTCAAAGGCACCTCTGTAGGCAACATTATTGTGTGGGCATTGGGCTCAAGTCACTCATCCACGAAATCCTGACAGGGGCTCCCGCGCACCCCGGGTGTACTGTCGAATCAACGCTCCTATCAATGGAAAACCTTCTAAAACTTTGTAAGAGCTATGCATGGACAGACAATGCTACTGCTttgtggaatgtgtgtgtgtgaccagtcacatgctccccacggtaagcacggggagttggctcaggtctaaaccctacctccgccaatctccccgtgtgccgcCTCCAAAAAGAAATTgcgggggctgcctctcgtgcttcAGTCATTGAGCTAACTCTTCGTATAGCCGCCGTTCCGCTCTCGCTGCCTCCATCTGCTCccttggacggcgatactccccggcCCATGTCCAGGGTCCTTCCccctccaggatttcctcccatgtccagtcctcctggccacgctgcttggtccttctTTGGTGGGGTGTTCGGTACGCTCGTCGTCGGTGGAAagaagagtggaccaaagcgcagcgtggaaagtgttcatgatatttatttacaagaaacactcaaacaaaaaaaataacaaatccGAAAACGAACAGTTCCGTTTTCAggcacagacactaaacagaaaataacaccCCCACAAAACCTAAACGGAAAATCACAatttatatatgatccccaatcagagacaacgatagacagctgcctctgattgggaaccacactcggcaaaacaatattttttttttttagaaaacatagattttcccacccgagtcacaccctgcccaaaccaaacatagagaataaatgtggatctctaaggtcagggcgtgaccgtCAGACTATGCTGTTTTCCAAACTATCCCAGGAAGATACAAAGGTCAAGGTCAGACTTCATCTGCTTTGGTCCAGATACAGGTACACTCTGTTCAGAGTCACTACAGACTGTAGGCTATATAGACCTGTCTGAGGAGGAATGACTACTGTCGATTTACCACACTCAACATTGACCTGATCTATGACCTCTGACATTTAACCTTCCTCTCATTGGCCATTTTGAAAACACATGCTTGCATTATAATGGACCTacactatatatttatatactatatatttatataaattagAATGGACCTACATTATATATTGTCAAATAACTCCCCCTTTTCTGGCCTGCAAATTGATTTTGACAAACAAATcagtccccccaaaaaatctgTGCAGCCCTCGAACCAAAACGTTTGCCCACCCTTGTCCGAGGTGGGCCAGAGTGTCAGTGGatttttgctcctcccttgtacttgattgatcaaTTAACGCCATTGATTAGGTAGGAtcccccctcacctggttgtctacaCAAATTAATTCGCCACGAATTGAAAAAAAATAACGAACACCCGCTTCAGCAGTACCTCGTCTTCCCTGTAGATGGCAGCAGGACCCCAGAGAGGTTCTATGGGAGTAAATTACAGGCTGTTTGACATTGGATTACAACATATTCTGTTAGGACACAGACCGGTACACTGATAGTAATGTGATTGTCTCGATCGGataagaaaatcacattttaattgGGGATGTAATTAGACAGGTTTCATTCTCTTCATCTGCCCTGGAATGGAACAACTGGAGATATCTGACTTTAAGGATGAGTACAGATGAACGAGGAGAAGAGACAATGAGATGGAGTCATTTGACGATTGAGAtataggagaggagacaaggagatgACGCTGCTTTAAGAGAGGGTGCGAGCCCCTGAATGGACCATGGATGAACCTCCTCACGATGGGACATGTGGAAGCTATGCTGAGACACCATTCATTTTCTCATTTGAATAAGTAACATAGACTACTTCAAGGAAGGGTGGAAAGAATGATTCGTTCCCAAAGTAGTCCCAATGAACAAAACCGGAGGGACTCCACACTTTTGCGGACCAGCCAAGAACCTAGACCGAGTTTCACTTTCACATCTCTGGAAGTGGAGCTTTTTTTCAAAGTATATTCCATCCCTTGTTCTGGTGAATCAGAGTGTCACTCTACAGTTCTGTAGGGCTGCGTGAACAGATGACAATGATATATTATTCCTCTGATGAAAGAATATGATATGCTGTAGGCTTCAGCGGGGGTGGTTGAGGACCAGAACACGCATCCATCAAGGCGGGAGCGCGCATTGTGAAGAGGCGGGGCAGCGGGAATATCTCTTTCCGGATATTTACCTCCACCTGCCCGCGCGACGCGCCCAGTTCCAAGGTTTTTAACAGCGGTAGTATCAACGGACATGACAAAGTTCCCAAATCCAGGACTACTGAGGTATTTTAACTGATCTTCTCGAGCTAGATTGTCTGTGTTCTCATAACAATCCTCCAGGATCAACTTGATATCTGAAGTGAAGTAACGTTAAAGTTGCTGAATGGCATGTTGAGCGTAGCAGCAGAAGAACCTATAACATTAGGCTACGTTTATGTTGGTCGTTCATAGAGCCTACTTAGTTTAAAGTTCACGTCGAGGCTGTATGTTTCAAATAACGTCCAATATACTATATGGTAGGTTCTTATTCTCCGTGTTAATCATTGCGATACACTAGTTTAATCGATAACCGAGATGACGTTGCTCATCTGAAAACAAGTTCGCCAATGCAACCAGGTGCAAATCTCAGGCCTAGCTGACACATTTTAAATAGGCAATGTTGTATACCAATACTGCCCACTCAACAGTCTAGACTTGGCTAAAAACTCTGTCCTAAAATAGTTTAGGCAGCTCAGTTTAACTGGTGTGAATGTCATTATCATCATGGAAAATCAGGCGTGAGAGAGTGCTCTACTCACTGTAATGTATTCAAAGTATTCAGAGTGAGTCCAAacattaacgtgtgtgtgtgtgtgtgagagagaggcctACAAAAAGACCTGTCCCACTCCCCTCAGCCTACATtaacaagcgcacacacacacacacacacacacacacacacacacacacacacacacacacacacacacacacacacacacacacacacacacacagagctgttaTTAAAAGCATGGGTTAGTGGGTTGATGCCCAGCAGAACTGGTGTGTAAACAACACcagcttgtgtgtgtgcatgtagatCTGAGATCAGTTCCTAGGCCTGTGGATGGACCAGCTTGTCTCTGACAATatttaacattcttatcattcaGCAGTCTGCACAGGgcggaggagagaacaggggaaaaaGGACATGTTCAGACTCTGGACAGATAATAATATATTACCAACATACACACTGCATTACTCATTGTAGCATAATACTgcttcagacacacacattacTCATTGTAGCATAATACTgcttcagacacacacattacTCATTGTAGCATGATACTgcttcagacacacacattacTCATTGTAGCATAATTCTgcttcagacacacacattacTCACTGTAGCATGATACTgcttcagacacacacattacTCACTGTAGCATGATACTgcttcagacacacacattactcactgtgtgtgtgtgtgaagtagaAAAGGAGCTGTTCACTGCAGATGATGAGCAGATATCATCACAGTTTCCAGAGTCTGGAGGTGTTTcattaagatgtgtgtgtgtgtgttatctctcCCCAGGTTGTGGAGAGATGGACTGAgggttgtgtcagtgtgtgtgagtgacgcGTAATTCAGAGTGCAAAGACACAGAGACGTGACAGTCCCACGTCCCATTGTGACATAGCTACGCAGCTCTGAGACCAGTCTGCGGGGGGGACACACAGCCATAACGGGTACCTCCCCAACATTCGCAACCAACGCAGCTCTGAGACCAGTCTGCAGGGGGGAACACACAGCCATAACGGGTACCTCCCCAACATTCGCAACCAACGCAGCTCTGAGACCAGTCTGCAGGGGGGACACACAGCCATAACGGGTACCTCCCCAACATTCGCAACCAACGCAGCTCTGAGACCAGTCTGCAGGGGGAACACACAGCCATAACGGGTACCTCCCCAACATTCGCAACCAACGCAGCTCTGAGACCAGTCTGCAGGGGGGAACACACAGCCATAACGGGTACCTCCCCAACATTCCCAACCAACGCAGCTCTGAGACCAGTCTGCAGGGGGGAACACACAACCATAACGGGTACCTCCCCAACATTCCCAACCAACGCAGCTCTGAGACCAGTCTGCAGGGGGAACACACAGCCATAACGGGTACCTCCCCAACATTCCCAACCAACGCAGCTCTGAGACCAGTCTGCAGGGGGGAACACACAGCCATAACGGGTACCTGCCCAACATTCCCAAACAACGCAGCTCTGAGACCAGTCTGCAGGGGGGAACACACAGCCGTAACGGGTACCTCCCCAACATTCCCAACCAACGCAGCTCTGAGACCAGTCTGCAGGGGGGAACACACAGCCGTAACGGGTACCTCCCCAACATTCCCAACCAACGCGGCTACACATACGCGTCCCTCTATTGATTTGAATGTGTTGACAGTTGGAGAAATAGCTTGAGCCGCATTGAGAATTAGAAAAGTATGAAAGCCAATGGTCCAATATTCTAGAATACTGCTGTGCGGGGACATTTTGGACTCTGATAgacgtatgtgtatgtgtgtgtgtgtgtgtgtaagaggttGAGTAACCTGCGGTAACAGACATGCCCAAACCTGATCTACTGTGTTTGGTTCAACTACTGGACAACACTATCCAGACCTTTACAGTCAACGTGAGTACACACAGTCCTGAGTAGAGTGGAAATGATAGACCGGGAGACTCAGATCTCAGCTTCCCATTGATCTCAATACACAACCTTGACCTGGAGATCACACTCACTAGAAAGGCTTTACCAAACCACACTGTACtgcaatatcacacacacacacacacactgactgactcccGGTATAAGGTGTGTTTTGCGTCTCTCAGAAGCAGGATGCAGGTGAGGTTTTACTGGAGCAGGTGTGTAACCAGCTGGGTCTGCTGGAGAGACACTTCTTCAGTCTGCAGCTACGAGACTCCAACACCACCATCGTCACTCAAACACACTCTCCTGTGAGTAGCTACACTAACACAGCTCAAACACACTCTCCTGTGAGTAGCTACACTAACACAGCTCAAACACACTCTCCTGTGAGTAGCTACACTAACACAGCTCAAACACACTCTCCTGTGAGTAGCTACACTAACACAGCTCAAACACACTCTCCTGTGAGTAGCTACATTAACACAGCTCCAACACACTCTCCTGTGAGTAGCTACACTAACACAGCTAAAACACACTCTCCTGTGAGTAGCTACACTAACACAGCTCAAACACACTCTCCTGTGAGTAGCTACACTAACACAGCTCAAACACACTCTCCTGTGAGTAGCTACACTAACACAGCTCAAACACACTCTCCTGTGAGTAGCTACTCTAACACAGCTCAAACACACTCTCCTGTGAGTAGCTACACTAACACAGCTCAAACACACTCTCCTGTGAGTAGCTACTCTAACACAGCTCAAACACACTCTCCTGTGAGTAGCTACACTAACACTTAGTAAATCCTCTAAAACGCACACAACATATGGTGAATGTAGCATCATGTCTTTGATTAACATAGTTTGTCTTGCAGAGGTGGCTGGAGGCCAACAAACCACTGAAGAAGCAGCTGAAAGGTAAGAGCCCAGTGACGCCCAACTGTTTAGCCTGAGCCCAGTGACGCCCAACTGTTTAGCCTGAGCCCAGTGACGCCCTACTGTTTAGCCTGAGCCCAGTGACGCCCAACTGTTTAGCCCAGTGACGCCCTACTGTTTAGCCTGAGCCCAGTGACGCCCTACTGTTTAGCCTGAGCCCAGTGACGCCCTACTGTTTAGCCTGAGCCCAGTGACGCCCTACTGTTTAGCCTGAGCCCAGTGACGCCCTACTGTTTAGCCTGAGCCCAGTGACGCCCTACTGTTTAGCCTGAGCCCAGTGACGCCCTACTGTTTAGCCTGAGCCCAGTGACGCCCTACTGTTTAGCCTGAGCCCAGTGACGCCCTACTGTTTAGCCTGAGCCCAGTGACGCCCTACTGTTTAGCCTGAGCCCAGTGACGCCCTACTGTTTAGCCTGAGCCCAGTGACGCCCTGCTGTTTAGCCCAGTGACGCCCTGCTGTTTAGCCCAGTGACGCCCTACTGTTTAGCCTGAGCCCAGTGACGCCCTACTGTTTAGCCTGAGCCCAGTGACGCCCTACTGTTTAGCCTGAGCCCAGTGACGCCCTACTGTTTAGCCCAGTGACGCCCAACTGTTTAGCCCAGTGACGCCCAACTGTTTAGCCCAGTGACGCCCTGCTGTTTAGCCCAGTGACGCCCTGCTGTTTAGCCCAGTGACGCCCAACTGTTTAGCCCAGTGACGCCCTGCTGTTTAGCCCAGTGACGCCCTACTGTTTAGCCTGACCCTGTGACGCCCTACTGTTTAGCCTGAGCCCAGTGACGCCCAACTGTTTAGCCTGAGCCCAGTGACGCCCTACTGTTTAGCCTGAGCCCAGTGACGCCCTACTGTTTAGCCCAGTGACGCCCTACTGTTTAGCCTGAGCCCAGTGACGCCCTACTGTTTAGCCTGAGCCCAGTGACGCCCTACTGTTTAGCCTGAGCCCAGTGACGCCCTACTGTTTAGCCTGAGCCCAGTGACGCCCTACTGTTTAGCCTGAGCCCAGTGACGCCCTACTGTTTAGCCTGAGCCCAGTGACGCCCTACTGTTTAGCCTGAGCCCAGTGACGCCCTGCTGTTTAGCCCAGTGACGCCCTGCTGTTTAGCCCAGTGACGCCCTGCTGTTTAGCCCAGTGACGCCCTGCTGTTTAGCCCAGTGACGCCCTGCTGTTTAGCCCAGTGACGCCCTGCTGTTTAGCCCAGTGACGCCCTGCTGTTTAGCCCAGTGACGCCCTGCTGTTTAGCCCAGTGACGCCCAACTGTTTAGCCCAGTGACGCCCTGCTGTTTAGCCCAGTGACGCCCTACTGTTTAGCCTGACCCTGTGACGCCCTACTGTTTAGCCTGAGCCCAGTGACGCCCAACTGTTTAGCCTGAGCCCAGTGACGCCCTACTGTTTAGCCTGAGCCCAGTGACGCCCTACTGTTTAGCCCAGTGACGCCCTACTGTTTAGCCTGAGCCCAGTGACGCCCTACTGTTTAGCCTGAGCCCAGTGACGCCCTACTGTTTAGCCTGAGCCCAGTGACGCCCTACTGTTTAGCCTGAGCCCAGTGACGCCCTACTGTTTAGCCTGAGCCCAGTGACGCCCTACTGTTTAGCCTGAGCCCAGTGACGCCCTACTGTTTAGCCTGAGCCCAGTGACGCCCTGCTGTTTAGCCCAGTGACGCCCTGCTGTTTAGCCCAGTGACGCCCTGCTGTTTAGCCCAGTGACGCCCTGCTGTTTAGCCCAGTGACGCCCTGCTGTTTAGCCTGAGCCCAGTGACGCCCTGCTGTTTAGCCTGAGCCCAGTGACGCCCTACTGTTTAGCCTGAGCCCAGTGACGCCCTACTGTTTAGTCCAGTGTGCATTTTGATAAATGATAAATATAAGATTGGATTCTGTGGAAGGGGTGAGGGGATTGTGGGGGTCAAAAGGTCAGGGGTGATGGATTATTAAGGTCAGAGGTCATTGGGCTGTGTCTAACAGCGTCTCTGTCCTACAGGAGTTGTCTCTCCATTCTACCTGACCCTCCGAGTCCGATTCTTCATCTCAGATCCCAACTCTCTACAGCATGACCAGACCAGGTATGGACATGAGAGATCATGGCCTCGTGATGAGTTAGTCCTGCCTGACACTTCAAATTCACTGGAACCTTTGGCCCAATAGGGAATTTCCTCTTGGTCTAATGGTCAAGAGGTTGGGTTCTCCTATGGGAGACCTGGGTTCagagcccctgtgtgtgtgtgtacctgtagactatgttgagagagtgtgtgtgtctttagcttgtactgtacatgtgtgaTTCAGATCATaagtctctactgtcctgtgtgtcTTCAGACATATGTACTTCCTCCAGATCAGGAGTGACATCAGAGAGGGCAGGTCAGACACTACGAGCTCCCACCTACACATGCATTCCCTCTTACTCCACCTAGTGGTGTAAACAATGTGACGTTACattgagaaagtgtgtgtgtcctgcaggTTGAAGTGTCCTCTGAGTGCAGCTGTAGTACTGGCCTCCTATGCTGTGCAGTGTAAGTTACACTCTTCTTTGGACTTTTtagtgtgttgtctgtctggggGTTTAACAATCTGTTTCAccccttctcttgctctctctcaccccttctctctctctttctctctctgtgttgtagctGAGCTAGGTGACTACTCCCCAGACCTTCTCCCTGGTTACCTGTCCAAAAGCCACTTCCTCCCGGAGCAGGATGATGACTTCCTGTCTAGAGTGGAGGCTCTGTACCCAGGGCACAGGTACACACCCACACCAGGCATGTGTACAGCACCCCCCTGGCCTACTAGAGGACATGGTGGAGCTGTTAGCATAATGCTGATACCAACCTATCCTACTCATGGGCTGTTTCAGGGGGCTGAAGCAGAGTGAGGCAGAGCTGTGTTTTCTCAACACAGCAAGAACTCTGGAGATGTATGGAGTGGAGCTCCACACTGCCATGGTAAGTACCTCCATATGTCTCCCTCTGACTCACCCTCgtcttccctcttctccctcatgtttccgtctctttctttctctcaggaCTCTGACAGTTCCCCTCTATTGGTGGGATTGGCCTCAGGGGGCGTGGCTATCTTCTGTAACATGATTTGCTCCAGTTTCTTCCCCTGGTGAGCACCTGGACTTctgatcagacacacacacacaccacacgcaaaTACACACCCTGAGTGTGTATTGTCTCCTGCAGGGTGAACATCATCAAGATATCCTTCAAGAGGAAACGCTTCCTTATGCAGCTCAGACGCAAACATGTGAGTCCTGATTGGCTCAAAATTGCGCCCGGCTCTCCTATTTGCTGACCTTAGTGTTGTCTtcataacctgtgtgtgtgttccagggggaGACGCAGGACTGTGTGGTGAGCCTGGTCCTGCCATGCCCCAGGGCCTGTAAGAACCTGTGGAGGTCATGTGTGGACCATCACTGCTTCTTCTACACCAACCTGGCAACCTGTAGCCCACACCACACCAACCTGGCAACCCAGATACACaacaagctgctcccacaacactGGGCCTTGGGCAGCACCAAAACAGacaggcaagcacacacacacacacacacatatcatacacactatctttctatctttcttttactcatctgcacacacacactctcgtctCCTCTGCAGTGGTCCAGTGTGTAAGAAAGTGATGGGTGGGATGGAGTGGAACCCAGCTCTGAGGGGATCCACCTCATCAGAACACATGGAGACCAAGAGCCTACCGTCCCGATCCCCCCCGCTCACACCCAACTGGTACTACCGACACCACAGCCTCACACACTGCTACAGCAGGAGATACCATGTAAGGGGTAGCTGTGACTAGGGGTAACTTCATcgtaccttctctctctctctgttaggcGGAGTCCTCGTGTGCGTCATGGCGCCCGTAAACCCCGCCCCTCCTCAGTGGAGCTGAACAATGACCTGCGAGATATGTCGGAGGGGGAGGATGTCTTTTACACCTACAGGGTCTCCCTCAGCAGCAGCAGGGGCAGCCAGGAGGGCACGCCtacacacaggtcagacacacacacaaacacacaatttcATACCGTGTGTGTACCAGTGTAAAGTACATTCTCATGTTGGAGTCAGTTCTGAACACAGTATCTATCTCAGTGTTTCTGGCACTCACAGCCAAGGAGGTGGATGGTCGCAGGTTGATGACATCAGCACAGGAGACGAAGACATTAAGGCCACCTCTCACTACCGGGACAAGGTCAGTTACCCAGACAGACAAGGGAGTGATCCAGTATTTGTGATAAAGTATGTCATGTGTGTGCGCCAGACTCAGTAAACTCTGTGTGTGTTGCAGCGTGCTCTTGGTGATGGCGACCTGCTATTGGTGCGTCTCGCTCCTGATCACGATGGAAAGTTTGGTTTCAATGTCAAAGTGAGTCTCCCCTTCAATTTATCACACACCTACTCTCTTACATGCGGTACCATTCCTGTATCCCTGACTGTTCCTCTTCTCAGGGTGGTGTGGACCAGAAGATGTCCCTGGCCATATCCCAGGTCAACCCTGACTCCCCTGTAAGTGACATGTGTTCTGGTTTGCCTGTGTAGATAATGAATTTGTTAACAGTACTTTAGATTAATCCAATGTGATTTGACTTGTTGATGAATTGATTGTAGGCGGGGCGGGTTGTGCCAAGGTTGTTGGAAGGTGACCAGGTCGTGCTGATCAACGGTCGCGACATCTCTGAACACACGCATGACCAGGTGGTCATGTTTATAAGAGCCAGCAGAGAGTCCCACTCCAGAGAACTGGCTCTGCTTATACGACGCAAAGGTAACACACactagagagagcaagagaacggGCCTGCTAATCAGACACTGATGCAGgtaacacactgtgtgtgtgtttaggtccAGGGCGTGTGGCCCCCCTGCTGCAGTTTCCCTCTGCCCTGTCTCTGACTGGCCAATCACACAGTGATCCACTGCTTCTGCCTGGCCAATCAGAACAAGGCCAGACACTTGAAGAGTCCATGAAACAACTGGAGAGGGGAATCCAGACAGGCACTCTCACCTTCCACTTCGAGGTGTGTTTTAGTTAGACAACGACACTATGAAAGGGACTTGCTTCTGTGTTAAATGTAACAGATGCACTTTGGGAATAACTTGTCAATAAGACCTGCTGTTGACAATCCAGACAGAAGAGCATGgtgagtgatggtggtgatgtgtgtgttgtagaaCCTGTACATGAGGAAGCCTGGCCTGTCAGTAGCCTGCGCTCGTCTCCCCGAGAACACAGACAAGAACAGATACAAGGACGTGCTGCCCTGTGAGTACACACACCATCTCACACACTGTGTGTCCTAGTAGGAGTGACTCGACATGCCAGTGTACCCATCTTCCCTAATGTCCTGAATCTGTGGAGCTGGAGGACAGGACACTGGTGCTTTGTTTGTTGAGCTGGTACGGTGGTTTGGGTGGGTCTGGAGGGCCCTGGTTCTGACTCCATCTCTAATTCTTTGTTCTGTCAGATGACGTCTCCAGAGTGGTACTTCAGGACCAAGAGGACTACATCAATGCAAGCCACATCACggtcagtacacactgtgtttggTGTTGTCCTTTTTGGTTTGTGTATAGTGAtgctgtatttgtgtgtgtgtctcaggtgatGCCCCCAGGGTCTGGTGTGTGTCTGCGCTACATTGCAGCTCAAGGGCCGCTGCCTCAGACCTGCACTCACTTCTGGCAGAGTGTGtgggagcaacacacacacaccatcatcatgcTCACCACACTCACCGAGAGAGGACGGGTATGCACACGGGCGCTCTCTCTTTCAAAGAGTGAAACACATTTAGTGAATGAGAATGGGTACAGCACACACAGGTTCACCAAGGTCCCAG from Oncorhynchus masou masou isolate Uvic2021 chromosome 29, UVic_Omas_1.1, whole genome shotgun sequence harbors:
- the LOC135520775 gene encoding tyrosine-protein phosphatase non-receptor type 3-like isoform X1, producing MPKPDLLCLVQLLDNTIQTFTVNKQDAGEVLLEQVCNQLGLLERHFFSLQLRDSNTTIVTQTHSPRWLEANKPLKKQLKGVVSPFYLTLRVRFFISDPNSLQHDQTRHMYFLQIRSDIREGRLKCPLSAAVVLASYAVQSELGDYSPDLLPGYLSKSHFLPEQDDDFLSRVEALYPGHRGLKQSEAELCFLNTARTLEMYGVELHTAMDSDSSPLLVGLASGGVAIFCNMICSSFFPWVNIIKISFKRKRFLMQLRRKHGETQDCVVSLVLPCPRACKNLWRSCVDHHCFFYTNLATCSPHHTNLATQIHNKLLPQHWALGSTKTDSGPVCKKVMGGMEWNPALRGSTSSEHMETKSLPSRSPPLTPNWRSPRVRHGARKPRPSSVELNNDLRDMSEGEDVFYTYRVSLSSSRGSQEGTPTHSVSGTHSQGGGWSQVDDISTGDEDIKATSHYRDKRALGDGDLLLVRLAPDHDGKFGFNVKGGVDQKMSLAISQVNPDSPAGRVVPRLLEGDQVVLINGRDISEHTHDQVVMFIRASRESHSRELALLIRRKGPGRVAPLLQFPSALSLTGQSHSDPLLLPGQSEQGQTLEESMKQLERGIQTGTLTFHFENLYMRKPGLSVACARLPENTDKNRYKDVLPYDVSRVVLQDQEDYINASHITVMPPGSGVCLRYIAAQGPLPQTCTHFWQSVWEQHTHTIIMLTTLTERGRTKCHQYWPHPPEVRDYGYLRVSCHSEECNLAYVTRQFTLTHTQLGEERSVTHLQYVAWPDHGVPDDPSDFLLFITSVRERRTGDTPLMVHCSAGIGRTGVLITMETALSLLENGQPVFPLDIIRTLRDQRAMMIQTTCQFRFMCEAILRVYRERREYSAAPPSALLMDH
- the LOC135520775 gene encoding tyrosine-protein phosphatase non-receptor type 3-like isoform X2, with amino-acid sequence MPKPDLLCLVQLLDNTIQTFTVNKQDAGEVLLEQVCNQLGLLERHFFSLQLRDSNTTIVTQTHSPRWLEANKPLKKQLKGVVSPFYLTLRVRFFISDPNSLQHDQTRHMYFLQIRSDIREGRLKCPLSAAVVLASYAVQSELGDYSPDLLPGYLSKSHFLPEQDDDFLSRVEALYPGHRGLKQSEAELCFLNTARTLEMYGVELHTAMDSDSSPLLVGLASGGVAIFCNMICSSFFPWVNIIKISFKRKRFLMQLRRKHGETQDCVVSLVLPCPRACKNLWRSCVDHHCFFYTNLATCSPHHTNLATQIHNKLLPQHWALGSTKTDSGPVCKKVMGGMEWNPALRGSTSSEHMETKSLPSRSPPLTPNWRSPRVRHGARKPRPSSVELNNDLRDMSEGEDVFYTYRVSLSSSRGSQEGTPTHSQGGGWSQVDDISTGDEDIKATSHYRDKRALGDGDLLLVRLAPDHDGKFGFNVKGGVDQKMSLAISQVNPDSPAGRVVPRLLEGDQVVLINGRDISEHTHDQVVMFIRASRESHSRELALLIRRKGPGRVAPLLQFPSALSLTGQSHSDPLLLPGQSEQGQTLEESMKQLERGIQTGTLTFHFENLYMRKPGLSVACARLPENTDKNRYKDVLPYDVSRVVLQDQEDYINASHITVMPPGSGVCLRYIAAQGPLPQTCTHFWQSVWEQHTHTIIMLTTLTERGRTKCHQYWPHPPEVRDYGYLRVSCHSEECNLAYVTRQFTLTHTQLGEERSVTHLQYVAWPDHGVPDDPSDFLLFITSVRERRTGDTPLMVHCSAGIGRTGVLITMETALSLLENGQPVFPLDIIRTLRDQRAMMIQTTCQFRFMCEAILRVYRERREYSAAPPSALLMDH